In Terriglobus sp. TAA 43, a single window of DNA contains:
- a CDS encoding bifunctional ADP-dependent NAD(P)H-hydrate dehydratase/NAD(P)H-hydrate epimerase, producing MKILTAAEMSAADRATAERFGVPFGELMEHAGTAVAKFTQQQYPTAKNILVLAGAGNNGGDGFVAARVLLQSGRNVEVLLLGDAAKLKGDAAAAYQSLDASAIRVLADEAAVKETLPNAIREADVLLDALVGTGFTPPLRGSAAIARDIVADTTIPVVAVDLPSGWDANLTETYADGAFRANAVVTFTAPKLAHAFGHLTAPDVFGPVVVAPIGSPDAAIESEQKLTWTGAAKHIFETPRPFESNKGMYGHVLLIGGAAGKAGAPSMSSLAALRAGAGLVTAAVPTSILNTVALITPELMTHPLSEDATGSVALANLQSKDQWLKKISVLAIGPGLGTNGEASEFVRRLVLESDIPLVLDADGLNAFKDQAALLKEASRNGTRTIVLTPHPGEMGTLLGITAKQVQADRLNLARSFAQQHGVTLVLKGSRTLVAHPDGSIAVNTTGNPSMAKGGSGDILTGIVAACLAQKPDQVREAVASAVYLHGLAGDFAAREMDQHTVLATDTVAHLSRAFRYRTADSIGDWICGLHD from the coding sequence ATGAAGATCCTGACCGCAGCCGAGATGTCCGCCGCAGACCGCGCTACCGCCGAACGTTTTGGAGTTCCCTTTGGCGAACTGATGGAGCATGCCGGAACGGCCGTGGCGAAGTTCACGCAGCAGCAGTACCCAACGGCGAAGAACATCCTTGTACTTGCCGGAGCTGGTAACAACGGTGGTGATGGATTTGTTGCGGCGCGTGTACTGCTTCAATCTGGCCGCAACGTGGAAGTGCTTCTGCTGGGCGACGCCGCGAAATTGAAGGGCGATGCGGCTGCAGCGTATCAGTCGCTGGATGCATCCGCTATCCGCGTGCTTGCAGATGAAGCTGCCGTAAAGGAGACGCTGCCGAATGCAATTCGTGAAGCCGATGTTCTTCTGGATGCCCTTGTTGGCACAGGCTTCACACCGCCGTTGCGTGGCTCGGCTGCTATAGCTCGCGATATCGTTGCAGATACAACGATTCCAGTTGTCGCGGTTGATCTGCCCAGCGGATGGGATGCAAACCTTACGGAGACGTATGCCGATGGAGCGTTTCGCGCGAATGCAGTTGTAACCTTTACTGCGCCGAAGCTTGCGCACGCATTCGGGCATCTGACCGCGCCTGATGTGTTTGGCCCTGTTGTTGTTGCGCCGATTGGTTCTCCCGATGCAGCGATTGAAAGTGAGCAAAAGCTCACATGGACGGGCGCAGCGAAACACATCTTCGAAACGCCACGTCCTTTCGAATCGAATAAGGGCATGTATGGTCATGTGTTGCTGATTGGCGGTGCAGCAGGCAAGGCAGGCGCGCCTTCCATGTCATCGTTGGCTGCTCTGCGCGCTGGTGCAGGTTTAGTCACAGCTGCCGTGCCAACGTCGATTTTGAACACCGTTGCGCTGATCACGCCGGAGCTTATGACTCATCCGCTCAGCGAAGACGCAACCGGCTCTGTTGCGCTTGCGAACCTTCAGTCGAAAGACCAATGGCTGAAGAAGATTTCTGTTCTCGCTATTGGTCCTGGGTTGGGCACGAATGGCGAAGCGTCAGAGTTTGTGCGGCGTCTTGTATTGGAAAGCGATATTCCGCTGGTGTTGGACGCTGACGGTCTCAACGCATTCAAAGATCAGGCTGCATTACTGAAGGAAGCTTCACGTAACGGCACACGCACCATTGTTCTCACGCCGCATCCTGGCGAGATGGGAACGCTGCTTGGAATCACGGCAAAACAGGTGCAGGCGGATCGATTGAATCTGGCACGCAGCTTCGCACAGCAGCATGGCGTGACACTGGTGCTGAAAGGTTCTCGGACACTTGTAGCGCATCCTGACGGTTCGATTGCAGTGAACACCACGGGCAATCCATCCATGGCGAAGGGCGGTTCCGGCGATATCCTTACCGGCATTGTTGCTGCGTGTCTTGCGCAAAAGCCTGATCAAGTTCGCGAAGCTGTAGCGTCTGCCGTTTATCTGCATGGGCTTGCGGGTGACTTCGCTGCGCGCGAGATGGATCAACACACCGTGCTTGCTACGGACACGGTCGCTCATCTCAGCAGAGCTTTCCGCTATCGCACGGCAGACAGCATTGGCGATTGGATCTGCGGTTTGCACGATTGA
- a CDS encoding M15 family metallopeptidase, which yields MKRTLHFFCSAVLACATLHAQAPSFRITPLHPVEQLRAEALQEQPPKEAGNFRAPDLVELITLDPTIKLDIRYATSNNFLGTPVYTQARAFLQRPAAEAVVRASNALRPLGYGLIIHDAYRPWYVTKIFWDATPNHQKIFVADPKAGSKHNRGCAVDLSLYDLKTGEEVTMPSGYDEMTERAYADYSGGTAEERQLRSVLRHAMTKEGFEVNPTEWWHFDYRDWKQYPILNIPFENIR from the coding sequence ATGAAGCGAACACTTCATTTCTTCTGCAGCGCTGTTCTTGCATGCGCCACACTGCATGCGCAGGCACCTTCGTTTCGCATCACACCGCTGCATCCCGTGGAGCAGCTTCGCGCCGAAGCGCTTCAAGAGCAGCCACCGAAAGAAGCTGGCAACTTCCGCGCGCCTGACCTCGTTGAACTCATCACGCTCGATCCCACCATCAAGCTCGACATTCGCTATGCGACTTCGAATAACTTCCTTGGAACGCCGGTCTACACGCAGGCTCGTGCATTCCTGCAGCGGCCTGCAGCGGAAGCTGTAGTGCGCGCCAGCAATGCGCTACGTCCGCTTGGCTATGGGCTGATCATTCACGACGCATATCGCCCTTGGTACGTGACGAAGATCTTCTGGGATGCGACGCCGAACCATCAGAAGATTTTCGTTGCAGATCCAAAAGCCGGATCGAAACATAATCGCGGTTGTGCGGTAGACCTGTCCCTTTACGATCTGAAAACGGGCGAGGAAGTGACCATGCCCAGTGGTTATGACGAGATGACCGAGCGCGCCTATGCTGATTATTCCGGCGGCACCGCGGAAGAACGGCAGTTACGCAGTGTTCTTCGTCACGCCATGACGAAGGAAGGGTTTGAGGTTAACCCAACCGAGTGGTGGCACTTTGATTACCGCGACTGGAAGCAGTACCCCATTCTGAATATCCCGTTCGAGAACATTCGATAG
- a CDS encoding FAD-dependent monooxygenase, which translates to MATRMEDVIIVGAGPTGLALAAELRRLGIAPMLFDRVAEGANTSRATVVHARTLEVLEPLAISDIMVARGIPLRAGHLREKGGAVKATIAFDELPTKYPFALALPQNLTEEILVAKLRELGGSIHRPIEVTSLTQSADSATVTYTAAGTLVQELRGRWVVGCDGLHSTVRQATDIAFTGGNYEESFVLADVEMDWPLSPHATANMLEMFLGDEGITLIAPLPNNIWRIIATQENAPQNPAVDDCQRILDTRTVSGAKVYRVVWSSRFRIQHRVASKLRQGRVLIAGDAAHVHSPAGGQGMNTGVQDAVSLASALATAIRTGDESELASWEEKRLKIAHSVVNTTDKMTKLVLSQNPLTHLLREAILGLAGHVPAMGQAMARRMSEIDNR; encoded by the coding sequence ATGGCAACACGTATGGAAGACGTGATCATTGTGGGCGCAGGGCCTACGGGGCTGGCACTGGCGGCGGAATTGCGGCGTCTTGGCATTGCGCCCATGTTGTTTGACCGGGTCGCGGAGGGTGCAAATACATCTCGCGCCACGGTTGTTCACGCGCGTACGCTGGAAGTACTGGAGCCACTTGCCATTAGCGACATCATGGTGGCGCGCGGCATTCCGTTGCGTGCGGGGCATCTGCGGGAAAAGGGCGGAGCCGTCAAGGCAACCATTGCGTTCGATGAACTGCCAACGAAGTATCCGTTTGCATTGGCTCTCCCGCAGAATCTGACGGAAGAAATTCTGGTGGCGAAGCTGCGGGAGCTGGGTGGAAGTATTCATCGCCCCATTGAGGTCACTTCGCTCACTCAGTCTGCAGATTCTGCCACGGTGACTTATACGGCCGCTGGCACCCTCGTGCAGGAGCTGCGCGGACGCTGGGTGGTTGGCTGTGATGGATTGCACAGCACAGTACGTCAGGCTACGGACATTGCCTTCACCGGCGGCAATTATGAAGAGTCATTCGTGCTGGCAGACGTCGAGATGGATTGGCCGCTTTCACCGCATGCAACCGCGAACATGCTTGAGATGTTCTTAGGCGACGAAGGCATCACCTTGATAGCCCCGTTGCCAAACAACATCTGGCGCATCATCGCCACGCAGGAAAATGCACCGCAAAATCCTGCAGTGGACGACTGTCAGCGCATCCTGGATACGCGAACCGTCTCCGGTGCTAAGGTGTATCGCGTGGTGTGGTCTTCGCGGTTCCGTATTCAACATAGGGTGGCGAGCAAGCTGAGGCAGGGCCGTGTGCTTATCGCTGGCGATGCAGCGCATGTGCACTCGCCTGCCGGTGGGCAAGGGATGAACACTGGCGTGCAGGACGCAGTCTCACTCGCAAGTGCACTGGCAACAGCGATCCGTACTGGCGATGAATCGGAATTGGCTTCATGGGAAGAGAAGCGTTTGAAGATCGCGCATTCCGTCGTGAATACAACGGACAAGATGACGAAGCTGGTGCTTTCTCAGAACCCACTGACACATCTGCTGCGAGAAGCCATTCTGGGACTGGCGGGACATGTGCCTGCCATGGGACAAGCGATGGCAAGGCGCATGTCTGAAATCGATAACCGTTAG